In Pseudomonadota bacterium, the genomic window GGCGAGGTGATCCGTTGGGTCGAAGCCTGCGTCCGCGCCGCTGATGGAATCGTAGAACGGGAGCAGGTGCAGGCCGCCGAAGAGCCCCGCCAGGGGGCCGTCGAGGAGGGCTTTCAGGTCCTTGAGCGTTCCTCCGCCGAGACGATCGCCGTAGGCGATCAGCTGCACCTCATGTGACATCGTCACCGGTCACCAGGACCGCTTTGAACAGTCCCTCCTTGGCCGCGCCGAAATCGGCGAAGGCCTGCTCCACATCGTTCAGGGCGTAGGAGGTGATCAACGGCGCGGTGTCCAGGGTGCCGGCGCGCATCATCTCGAGGCCCGCCAGCATGGCAGCGTGCTTCTCATCGTCGCGGCGCACGTGGCCGTTCACCACGTCGATGGCCTTGAAGTTCCACCGCTGCATGTCGACGTCGCGCTTGCCCTCGTTGGACTCGTGGTAGCCGATGATGATGATGCGGCCGTGCTGGGTGACGAGATCTGTACACAGCGCCAGCGTGGCCGGCACGCCACCGGCTTCGATCACCACCTGTGCCAGGCCGACGTCAGGGTCCTCCACCTGCACCTCATCGGGGTGCAAGGTGCGATGGGCGCCCAGGCGGGCGGCCATCTCGCGGCGGTAAGGGATGGGGTCGATGGCGATGATCTCGCCCGCGCCCTGGTTGCGCGCCAGTTGCAGGCAGATCAGGCCCATGAAGCCGCAGCCGACCACGGCCACGCGATCGCCCTCACGCACGCCGAAGCGCTCGCTGGCGTGGACGCAGCAGGCGACCGGTTCGCCGAGGGCGGCGAGGGGGTCGATCTCGGCGGGCACCTTGGCCAGC contains:
- a CDS encoding zinc-binding dehydrogenase, whose product is MQAAMLGKGGFTLNQRDIPEPAAGEVLVKTIGCGVCGGDLHTYRVRDRLPQEQTLLGHEGTGTIVALGPDVTDFALGQTVTALGGAYADYFVAPTELLAKVPAEIDPLAALGEPVACCVHASERFGVREGDRVAVVGCGFMGLICLQLARNQGAGEIIAIDPIPYRREMAARLGAHRTLHPDEVQVEDPDVGLAQVVIEAGGVPATLALCTDLVTQHGRIIIIGYHESNEGKRDVDMQRWNFKAIDVVNGHVRRDDEKHAAMLAGLEMMRAGTLDTAPLITSYALNDVEQAFADFGAAKEGLFKAVLVTGDDVT